The Fibrobacter sp. UWB4 genome includes a window with the following:
- a CDS encoding deoxynucleoside kinase, with protein sequence MLLDKNIHFMAIEGVIGVGKTSLARAICDRWNAMFIEENFAENPFLPKFYENRSAYAFQTQLFFLLDRFKQLQNSALQSDLFHDLLVSDYTFDKDRIFASQNLTENELTMYDQVSNALNHDIRKPDYVVYLQASVSTLLKRIRGRGRAMEKTIDGNYLSDLQDRYDHHFWHYTDAPVLIINTDNIDFVHNESHLQMVLNAIASCPSQTTYFVPEGN encoded by the coding sequence ATGCTCCTTGATAAGAACATTCATTTCATGGCTATTGAGGGTGTGATTGGAGTTGGAAAGACTTCACTTGCCCGTGCTATCTGTGATCGCTGGAATGCAATGTTCATCGAAGAGAATTTTGCAGAGAATCCTTTCTTGCCAAAATTCTACGAGAACCGTTCGGCATACGCTTTCCAGACGCAGCTCTTCTTTTTGCTCGACCGTTTTAAGCAGCTCCAGAATTCTGCCTTGCAGAGCGATTTGTTCCACGACTTGCTGGTGAGCGATTATACGTTTGACAAAGACCGCATCTTTGCTTCGCAGAACCTCACCGAAAATGAACTTACGATGTATGACCAGGTGTCGAACGCCTTGAATCACGATATTCGCAAGCCGGATTACGTTGTCTATTTGCAGGCGAGCGTCTCGACGCTGTTAAAGCGCATCAGGGGCCGTGGCCGCGCGATGGAAAAGACCATTGACGGCAATTACCTGAGCGACTTGCAGGACCGTTATGACCACCATTTTTGGCACTACACGGATGCTCCTGTGCTCATCATCAATACTGACAATATCGATTTTGTCCATAACGAAAGCCATTTGCAGATGGTATTGAACGCGATTGCGTCTTGCCCAAGTCAAACGACTTATTTTGTTCCAGAAGGTAACTAA
- the panC gene encoding pantoate--beta-alanine ligase, protein MQIIKSIDSLRQTLAPLAKEGKRIGLVPTMGALHEGHGALIKASVSECDVTVVSVFLNPIQFGKNEDLDKYPKRLEADAKLAESIGADYVFAPSVAEMYPDGDPMTLVRDEALEGMYCGAYRPGHFRGVLTVVSKLFLISGANDAYFGEKDYQQVFLIERMVKDLNFNIKIHRVKIVREESGLARSSRNEYLTEEERDQALGIYNGLKAAKAAYEAGERSVSKIRDIVVKSIVAARGVVQYVEVANQKNLQKCNGALAAEDKAVILAAAFFGKTRLIDNMELN, encoded by the coding sequence ATGCAGATTATTAAGTCTATCGATTCCCTACGTCAAACGCTTGCTCCTCTTGCGAAGGAAGGGAAAAGAATCGGTCTCGTTCCAACGATGGGTGCTCTCCATGAAGGTCATGGCGCTCTTATCAAGGCATCCGTGAGCGAGTGCGATGTGACTGTTGTAAGTGTGTTCTTGAACCCCATTCAGTTCGGCAAGAACGAAGACCTGGACAAGTACCCGAAACGCCTGGAGGCTGATGCGAAGCTTGCTGAATCTATCGGCGCTGATTACGTCTTTGCACCGTCTGTTGCTGAAATGTACCCCGATGGCGACCCGATGACGCTTGTCCGTGATGAAGCTCTCGAAGGCATGTACTGTGGCGCTTACCGTCCGGGACATTTCCGTGGCGTATTGACTGTCGTTTCCAAGCTGTTCCTCATTTCTGGCGCAAATGACGCTTACTTTGGCGAGAAGGATTACCAGCAGGTGTTCCTGATCGAAAGAATGGTGAAGGACTTGAACTTCAATATCAAGATTCACCGCGTGAAGATTGTGCGTGAAGAAAGTGGCCTTGCCCGCTCTAGCCGTAACGAATACTTGACGGAAGAAGAACGCGATCAGGCACTTGGCATTTACAACGGCTTGAAAGCTGCTAAGGCTGCCTATGAAGCTGGCGAACGCAGCGTCTCGAAGATTCGCGATATCGTTGTGAAGTCGATTGTGGCTGCCCGTGGCGTTGTGCAGTATGTGGAAGTGGCTAACCAGAAGAACTTGCAGAAGTGCAATGGCGCCCTTGCCGCTGAAGACAAGGCCGTGATTCTTGCAGCAGCCTTCTTCGGAAAGACCCGCCTCATTGACAATATGGAATTGAATTAA
- a CDS encoding CHASE2 domain-containing protein — MLILIFGNRQNNFTAESAENIFYDQFFKWTTEVRDTTSTKDGIIMESKPYNDPSILIADIDEKSLQKLGHYYEWDRSIHAKVIKNLSEGGAAAIAFDILFKEADFGKRRGEQCRDILTALDPDTSHIALFSQIQSYYNYDSVLVEATRNSGICIVSFLMNNTSYYKNKSDWNPLSTWDRAKEIGFSSTLQLNQVDKPQNIESRQLLDNVFPELSNAGARIGAVNAYPDNDGTIRRISMLYKFPFVKDDKLAPQRIYSTLSLMTILHLFHKDPKDITVKTGKYIDIGKPFGIYRDSVGEYHTTYPNFTYPMFIALRDKMKQIKESGVEKASLVETSSKVTAKRNNDGRIVFDIFIDDDQHLDERLSMLLRKLPVNIFDKLKDNKSIDLKFGYKMAKSEDDEGVYVITNEDDEEIYITPNIIKTIHFYESSYRRIKVGEHKHLSRQMEISYNKSKDEWSASIAFFTNQILRDISKVTDKQISSLTPGEELRFGPHKRIPIGEHGEYLIKYKGRFNRVTPETRTFKHISYYDIFRDTTNLDQYAGKTIILGSSVSALFDIVNGPHEENVPAILVHASIIKNILEDDYLTVLNERHQRYAVILLALISTLIGLYFRSFASLFFTITLAILYTLLAYICFKHNVYIGVSKQLFAIIATNTLAMVVQAYFESKEKKFITSSFKQYISPELIDEMVAGGITPQLGGEESNITAYFTDIQSFSTFSEQIGNPTKLVELLNEYLTAMTEVLTTKNKGTLDKYEGDAIIAFFGAPMKYDDHAKRACDTALDMQSELLKLRKKWHSEEKKWPNVVLNMHMRIGINTGNIVTGNMGSTMRKNYTMMGDEVNLAARLESAAKQYGAYIHICKNTIDQLVEQKTNNQYIYRPLDIIRVVGKDEPVETYELLAYANDKDSSKLKKLCKLWEQARAAYLDMQWDKAIELFTQCLAYEPHLPERDPGSKTCPSQVYIKRCKAYKQNPPASAGEKWDGIFTATEK, encoded by the coding sequence TTGCTCATTTTGATCTTTGGCAACAGGCAAAACAACTTTACTGCGGAATCTGCAGAAAATATTTTCTACGACCAGTTTTTTAAATGGACAACTGAAGTACGGGATACGACAAGCACAAAAGACGGCATCATCATGGAAAGCAAGCCGTACAATGATCCCAGTATCCTCATTGCAGACATTGATGAAAAGTCATTGCAAAAGCTCGGGCATTACTACGAATGGGACCGATCCATCCATGCAAAAGTCATCAAGAATTTAAGCGAAGGCGGGGCCGCAGCCATCGCTTTCGATATTCTTTTCAAAGAAGCGGACTTCGGAAAACGCAGAGGCGAGCAGTGCCGCGACATCCTTACTGCACTTGATCCAGACACAAGCCACATCGCGTTATTCTCACAAATTCAATCGTACTACAATTACGATTCCGTTCTCGTCGAAGCGACACGCAATTCCGGCATTTGCATCGTCAGTTTCTTGATGAACAACACCTCGTACTACAAGAACAAAAGCGACTGGAATCCGTTAAGCACATGGGACCGCGCCAAAGAAATCGGATTTTCATCGACTCTGCAGTTAAACCAGGTCGATAAGCCGCAAAATATTGAATCACGACAGCTACTCGACAACGTATTCCCGGAACTTTCCAACGCAGGCGCCCGCATCGGAGCTGTTAACGCCTACCCCGACAACGACGGCACCATTCGCCGTATCAGCATGTTGTACAAGTTCCCATTTGTCAAAGACGATAAGCTCGCCCCGCAGCGCATCTACTCGACGCTTTCCTTAATGACCATTTTGCACCTTTTCCACAAGGATCCCAAAGACATCACCGTAAAAACGGGAAAATACATCGATATCGGGAAACCTTTTGGAATTTACCGAGACTCTGTCGGCGAATACCATACAACTTACCCCAACTTCACCTATCCCATGTTTATCGCCTTGCGCGACAAGATGAAGCAAATCAAGGAAAGCGGCGTTGAAAAGGCAAGTCTAGTCGAGACATCATCCAAGGTTACAGCAAAAAGGAACAACGATGGACGAATAGTCTTTGACATATTCATTGACGACGACCAGCACCTAGACGAAAGACTTTCAATGCTTTTACGAAAGCTTCCTGTAAACATCTTTGACAAGCTCAAGGACAACAAATCCATTGATTTAAAGTTCGGCTATAAAATGGCAAAAAGCGAAGATGACGAAGGTGTTTACGTCATCACAAACGAAGACGATGAAGAAATCTACATCACGCCCAACATAATCAAGACAATCCATTTTTACGAATCAAGCTATCGACGCATCAAAGTTGGCGAGCACAAGCATTTGTCACGCCAAATGGAAATAAGCTACAACAAATCAAAAGACGAATGGTCCGCTTCAATCGCATTTTTCACAAATCAAATCTTGCGGGACATTTCCAAGGTTACAGATAAACAAATCAGTAGCCTCACGCCCGGCGAAGAATTGCGATTCGGTCCTCACAAGCGTATTCCCATCGGAGAGCACGGCGAATACCTCATCAAGTACAAAGGCCGTTTCAACCGAGTCACCCCCGAAACAAGAACTTTCAAGCACATATCTTACTACGACATTTTTAGAGACACCACAAATCTCGACCAATACGCCGGAAAAACAATTATTCTCGGATCATCAGTATCGGCGCTCTTCGATATCGTGAACGGGCCACACGAAGAAAATGTCCCGGCAATTCTCGTGCACGCAAGCATCATCAAGAACATCCTCGAAGACGATTATCTGACCGTATTGAACGAACGCCACCAGCGTTACGCCGTAATTTTGCTCGCCTTAATCAGCACCCTCATCGGGCTATACTTCAGAAGCTTTGCTTCACTATTCTTCACAATTACGCTTGCCATTCTATACACATTACTCGCCTACATTTGCTTCAAGCACAATGTTTACATAGGCGTTTCCAAGCAGCTCTTCGCCATCATTGCCACAAATACACTCGCCATGGTTGTGCAAGCGTATTTTGAGAGCAAGGAAAAGAAATTTATTACAAGTTCATTCAAGCAGTACATATCCCCGGAACTGATCGATGAAATGGTTGCAGGAGGCATCACCCCGCAACTCGGCGGTGAAGAATCAAACATCACGGCCTACTTCACTGACATCCAAAGTTTTTCGACTTTCTCTGAACAAATTGGCAACCCGACCAAGCTCGTTGAACTTCTGAATGAATATCTGACCGCAATGACCGAAGTTTTGACAACCAAGAACAAAGGAACGCTCGACAAGTACGAAGGGGATGCCATCATCGCCTTTTTCGGCGCCCCAATGAAATACGACGATCACGCCAAACGCGCTTGCGACACAGCACTCGACATGCAAAGCGAACTTTTAAAGCTCCGCAAAAAATGGCACAGCGAAGAAAAAAAATGGCCAAACGTCGTACTCAACATGCACATGCGAATCGGCATCAACACAGGTAACATCGTGACCGGAAACATGGGTTCCACCATGCGCAAGAACTACACCATGATGGGCGATGAAGTCAACCTTGCAGCTCGTCTTGAAAGTGCAGCAAAGCAGTACGGAGCCTACATTCACATTTGCAAAAACACAATCGATCAGCTCGTCGAGCAGAAAACCAACAACCAATACATTTACCGTCCACTCGACATCATTCGCGTCGTGGGTAAAGACGAACCTGTTGAAACATACGAGCTGCTCGCTTACGCAAACGACAAGGATTCAAGCAAGCTCAAGAAGCTCTGCAAGCTCTGGGAACAGGCCCGTGCCGCTTATCTCGACATGCAATGGGACAAGGCAATAGAACTATTCACGCAATGCCTCGCGTACGAGCCGCATTTGCCCGAACGCGATCCGGGAAGCAAAACTTGCCCAAGCCAGGTCTACATCAAGCGCTGCAAAGCCTATAAACAAAATCCGCCCGCAAGCGCAGGCGAAAAATGGGACGGAATCTTTACCGCTACTGAGAAATAG
- the rho gene encoding transcription termination factor Rho, translating to MPRTPKNQNLEQNAQAPSLTDLVYPESTGIPVPDYLGTPDKLPENADEVPQPKRRGRKPGQKAKVRKDVDVEENFQADIEQNYQEKKEPVDGIAAAEKRLAEQYGVANIDAIAEPIYTGEQNYKPAEPTEESAFVGESNGEPVIPQSADAAQGQAENQGDVSADPNADPNAQQQGEAQAQNGEGQDDRRFNNQNGKFNKFNKNNKFNKNNRNRNFQQEEFVDDSATLPAPGSEAILKAKENWLKFRKLSMSELQELAVQKEVDFRRMRKQSLNYILQSLENEGNIIYTEGVLEVTPQGHGFLRMPDQNYQTSADDVYVSQNLIRKFNLKIGDTIEGLVRTPREQDKYFSMRRIDRVNFEEPDKMRRRVAFEYLTPIHPEEKIHLEWNETEYSTRIMDLFSPIGKGQRSIILAPPRTGKTVLLQNVTRAIAKNHPEIILITLLIDERPEEVTEMRDIITDIKEKAAEKGIEIKAEVVASTFDEPPEHHTRVANMVLEKAKRLVESQKDVVILLDSITRFARANNVVIPHSGKILSGGVDANAMQFPKKFFGAARKIQDKIRTVKNEDGSITEEVQKNGSLTIIGTALIETGSRMDEVIFEEFKGTGNMELVLDRRIAEKRIWPAIDVFKSGTRKEERLLTLLEQNAAWNFRRGSQNETETGIMENLLKLMSKLKTNAELLSVLSKPKV from the coding sequence GTGCCCAGAACACCCAAGAATCAGAATTTAGAACAAAACGCTCAAGCTCCTTCTTTGACGGATCTCGTTTATCCCGAAAGCACAGGTATTCCCGTACCCGATTATCTGGGAACACCCGACAAGCTTCCTGAAAATGCCGATGAAGTGCCTCAGCCCAAGCGCCGCGGTAGAAAGCCGGGTCAAAAAGCAAAAGTCCGCAAGGACGTTGATGTCGAAGAAAATTTCCAGGCCGATATCGAACAAAATTATCAAGAAAAAAAAGAACCGGTTGATGGCATTGCTGCCGCCGAAAAGCGCCTCGCCGAGCAGTACGGTGTAGCAAACATTGATGCCATTGCAGAACCGATTTACACGGGCGAACAAAACTACAAGCCAGCAGAACCTACCGAAGAAAGCGCATTTGTTGGCGAAAGCAACGGCGAACCCGTTATTCCGCAATCAGCCGATGCAGCACAAGGCCAGGCAGAAAATCAAGGCGATGTATCCGCCGATCCGAATGCCGATCCAAACGCCCAGCAGCAAGGTGAAGCTCAGGCACAGAACGGCGAAGGTCAGGACGACCGCCGCTTCAACAACCAGAACGGCAAGTTCAACAAGTTCAATAAGAACAACAAGTTCAACAAGAACAACCGCAATCGCAATTTCCAGCAAGAAGAATTTGTCGATGACTCCGCAACGCTCCCGGCTCCAGGTTCCGAAGCTATTTTAAAGGCTAAGGAAAACTGGCTCAAGTTCCGCAAGCTCTCCATGAGCGAACTCCAGGAACTCGCCGTGCAAAAGGAAGTGGACTTCCGCAGAATGAGGAAGCAGTCCCTCAACTACATTTTGCAGAGCCTCGAAAACGAAGGCAATATCATTTATACGGAAGGCGTCCTCGAAGTGACTCCACAAGGTCACGGATTCCTCCGCATGCCGGATCAGAACTACCAGACCAGCGCCGATGACGTTTACGTGAGCCAGAACCTTATCCGTAAATTCAATCTCAAGATTGGCGATACGATTGAAGGTCTTGTGCGCACGCCTCGCGAACAAGATAAGTACTTCTCCATGCGCCGCATCGACCGCGTGAACTTTGAAGAACCGGACAAGATGCGCCGCCGTGTGGCATTCGAATATTTAACGCCGATCCATCCGGAAGAAAAGATCCACCTCGAATGGAACGAGACGGAATACAGCACCCGCATCATGGACTTGTTCTCCCCGATCGGTAAAGGCCAGCGCAGTATCATCCTCGCACCTCCACGTACCGGTAAGACCGTTCTCTTGCAGAACGTGACCCGCGCTATCGCAAAGAACCATCCTGAAATCATCCTCATCACGCTCCTCATTGACGAACGTCCGGAAGAAGTCACCGAAATGCGCGACATCATCACGGACATCAAGGAAAAGGCAGCGGAAAAGGGAATTGAAATCAAGGCTGAAGTTGTCGCCTCGACATTCGATGAACCGCCTGAGCACCACACCCGTGTTGCCAACATGGTTTTGGAAAAGGCAAAGCGCCTCGTCGAAAGCCAGAAGGACGTCGTGATTCTGCTCGACTCCATCACGCGTTTCGCTCGAGCAAACAACGTCGTGATTCCGCATTCCGGCAAGATCTTGTCTGGCGGTGTGGATGCAAACGCAATGCAGTTCCCGAAGAAATTCTTCGGTGCCGCCCGTAAGATTCAGGACAAGATCCGCACCGTGAAAAACGAAGACGGTTCCATCACGGAAGAAGTGCAGAAGAACGGCTCTCTCACCATCATCGGCACGGCTCTTATCGAAACCGGCAGCCGCATGGACGAAGTGATCTTCGAAGAATTCAAGGGCACTGGCAACATGGAACTCGTACTTGACCGCCGCATCGCCGAAAAGCGCATCTGGCCCGCCATTGACGTGTTCAAGTCCGGCACCCGCAAGGAAGAACGCTTGCTCACGCTCCTCGAACAGAACGCCGCCTGGAACTTCAGACGCGGCAGCCAGAACGAGACGGAAACGGGCATCATGGAGAACCTGCTCAAGCTCATGAGCAAGCTCAAGACAAATGCCGAACTCCTGAGCGTCCTCTCCAAACCAAAAGTCTAA
- the folK gene encoding 2-amino-4-hydroxy-6-hydroxymethyldihydropteridine diphosphokinase yields the protein MDSLNRVYIALGSNLPDRSAHLNAGRDMLRRISAGGWVESPIYETPPVGPEGQGPYFNQVVSFWYDGDPTKLLYYLKGSELVLGRKDRGHWNSREVDLDLLFFGREICSGRPTIPHPQIYNRQFVLVPLCDIAPDWVDPKTNKTVKDLLTELLSKEEKIPFRVINGEEP from the coding sequence GTGGATTCCTTAAATAGAGTATATATAGCACTCGGAAGCAATCTTCCAGACCGCTCGGCCCACTTGAATGCCGGGAGGGACATGCTTCGCCGTATAAGCGCAGGCGGCTGGGTAGAAAGTCCTATTTATGAAACGCCACCTGTTGGACCGGAGGGTCAAGGACCGTATTTTAACCAGGTCGTGAGTTTCTGGTACGATGGTGATCCGACTAAACTTTTATACTATTTAAAGGGTTCCGAGCTTGTTCTTGGACGCAAGGACCGCGGTCATTGGAATTCTAGGGAAGTGGACCTGGATTTGCTCTTCTTTGGTCGTGAAATCTGTTCTGGGCGCCCGACTATACCGCATCCGCAGATTTATAATCGCCAGTTTGTGCTTGTGCCGTTATGCGACATTGCACCGGACTGGGTGGATCCGAAGACGAACAAGACGGTGAAGGACTTGCTTACGGAACTGCTTTCGAAAGAAGAAAAGATTCCGTTCCGTGTTATAAATGGGGAGGAACCTTAA
- a CDS encoding DNA translocase FtsK produces MAVQKKKTVKKLKKPKVEPKKDIQPDSYFVTMMVGYLVLLAGVILLLGCVTISIVGEQENWLGDYFGVMFPSFMTFLFGRVAVVVFTAALVLWGLFIAIASLRAKLLRFAVGLSLLAVNVSFLMSLKNFGVRNVSNDALSMSGGVLGEFFLQNLAIPVFGRVSYVAPLIILLTTLALILVLSFGVRPRHFKFVAQTMRYLAGLFGRRRKDEVDEPKTEYVPNIRDERSEKKQLRRGVVMEDETMIFVPDSVKMRRRGKVEPFNGRHNWLTDELDVSRSDMQTQAGESFGLPQYGARNVPGYGLPEKVGSAKPGDLREIPVENAQNAQFGNVPAGATLGGADEDGVYEDPEIRRLEEELRLNERHMNALQILEIKERIGALRRARDLIDWEKGHKGRMQVKGDVRRTAGSETVDAAVAGNAGGNASPKPAKPVTVAAPKVAKPAGGDAKSSTSANTIVRDATLSDSVATRAAIHAEELLGGDGAYVEDFPGSPAVDDDETYAPVVVTADEVGEDPTFGADFGGNAGGSANGNARPAVHSAAIPAAPTASYDEYKIPEIAKILDTHEVQTADYTEEELNAIGKMLEEKLENFKVKGRVIGCETGPMITRFEVEPGPGVKVSRFSALQEDLALPLKVSSIRILAPIPGKAAVGVEIPNRKFQTVFCRDVFMSEKFKPAHDKILVALGKDITGESFTMDLAKAPHLLIAGQTGSGKSVCINALMASMLFSKTPDELRMILVDPKAVELKMYENIPHLLAPVITKPEIAIQALQWLCYEMDRRTEVLASAKVRNIGGFNAKFEAGELPDEVPEEDRGHRMAFIVVIIDEMADLMMVAGKEIEKSVARLAAKARAVGIHLVLATQRPSVKVITGIIKANLPTRISFKVASQIDARTVMDHAGAEKLLGRGDMLYKAVNDPDPVRVHGAFLSDEEAERLADACSDQNVFYPQVESFDVSGGEEGDEEGGGSLKNEKLDKLLFEVAQWAISVNGLSTSAVQRHFSVGYSRAGKIVDQLYGLGVCGPSKGNSKPRAMLIGMDELMQLERSGRFG; encoded by the coding sequence TTGGCTGTTCAAAAGAAAAAAACTGTAAAGAAATTGAAGAAACCCAAAGTTGAACCGAAAAAGGATATTCAGCCGGATTCGTATTTTGTGACGATGATGGTTGGCTATCTGGTTTTGCTTGCTGGTGTCATTTTGTTGCTTGGCTGTGTTACAATTTCAATTGTGGGCGAACAGGAAAACTGGCTTGGCGATTACTTTGGCGTGATGTTCCCGAGCTTTATGACATTCCTGTTTGGGCGCGTGGCCGTTGTCGTGTTTACGGCGGCACTTGTGCTTTGGGGGCTGTTTATCGCGATAGCTTCGCTCCGTGCAAAGTTGTTGCGCTTTGCGGTTGGGTTAAGCCTGCTTGCGGTGAATGTATCGTTTCTCATGTCGCTCAAGAATTTTGGCGTAAGGAATGTCTCGAATGATGCGCTTTCGATGAGCGGTGGCGTACTGGGCGAGTTCTTTTTGCAGAATTTGGCGATTCCTGTGTTTGGGCGCGTTTCATATGTGGCTCCGCTGATTATTTTGTTGACCACTTTGGCTTTGATTCTGGTGCTTTCGTTTGGTGTACGTCCGAGACACTTTAAGTTTGTGGCCCAGACGATGCGTTATTTGGCAGGACTTTTTGGACGTCGCCGTAAAGATGAAGTTGATGAACCGAAAACGGAATACGTGCCGAATATCCGCGACGAACGCTCCGAGAAAAAGCAACTTCGCCGTGGCGTTGTAATGGAAGATGAAACGATGATTTTTGTCCCGGATTCTGTGAAAATGCGTCGCCGGGGAAAAGTGGAACCGTTCAACGGACGCCATAACTGGTTGACGGATGAGCTGGACGTGAGCCGTTCGGATATGCAGACTCAGGCCGGTGAATCGTTTGGCTTGCCTCAGTACGGGGCCAGGAATGTCCCGGGTTATGGCTTGCCGGAAAAGGTTGGAAGTGCGAAACCGGGCGATTTGCGAGAAATTCCGGTTGAAAACGCACAAAATGCCCAGTTTGGGAATGTGCCTGCTGGTGCAACGCTGGGCGGGGCTGACGAAGATGGAGTCTATGAAGATCCAGAAATCCGTCGCCTGGAAGAAGAATTGCGTTTGAACGAGCGGCACATGAATGCACTCCAGATTCTGGAAATCAAGGAACGCATTGGCGCGCTCCGCCGTGCCCGCGACTTGATCGACTGGGAAAAGGGCCATAAGGGCCGTATGCAGGTGAAGGGTGATGTGCGCCGAACGGCGGGTTCTGAAACCGTAGATGCTGCTGTTGCTGGAAATGCCGGCGGAAATGCTTCGCCGAAGCCTGCTAAGCCTGTGACGGTGGCTGCACCGAAGGTGGCAAAACCTGCGGGTGGTGACGCGAAATCTTCGACAAGTGCAAATACGATTGTCCGTGATGCGACACTTTCGGATTCTGTAGCAACGCGAGCCGCTATCCATGCCGAAGAACTTTTGGGAGGCGATGGCGCCTACGTAGAGGATTTCCCGGGAAGCCCTGCGGTCGATGATGATGAAACGTACGCTCCGGTGGTCGTGACTGCTGATGAAGTGGGTGAAGACCCGACTTTCGGAGCTGATTTCGGAGGAAATGCTGGCGGGAGTGCTAATGGAAATGCGCGCCCGGCGGTGCATTCGGCTGCAATCCCTGCTGCTCCGACGGCATCTTATGACGAATACAAGATTCCTGAAATCGCAAAGATTCTTGACACGCACGAAGTCCAGACGGCTGACTATACCGAAGAAGAGCTGAACGCTATCGGCAAGATGCTTGAAGAAAAGCTTGAAAACTTCAAGGTGAAGGGCCGCGTGATCGGTTGCGAAACGGGCCCGATGATTACCCGATTTGAAGTGGAACCGGGCCCGGGCGTAAAAGTGAGCCGTTTCTCGGCTTTGCAAGAAGACTTGGCGCTCCCGCTCAAGGTTTCGTCCATCCGCATTTTGGCGCCGATTCCCGGCAAGGCGGCGGTCGGTGTGGAAATCCCGAATCGCAAGTTCCAGACTGTGTTCTGCCGCGATGTGTTCATGAGCGAAAAGTTCAAGCCTGCGCACGACAAAATTCTTGTGGCGCTAGGGAAGGACATCACCGGCGAATCGTTCACGATGGACTTGGCAAAGGCTCCGCACTTGCTGATTGCTGGTCAGACAGGTTCCGGTAAGTCTGTTTGCATTAACGCGCTCATGGCGTCGATGCTCTTTAGCAAGACTCCGGATGAACTTCGCATGATTCTCGTGGACCCGAAGGCGGTGGAACTCAAGATGTACGAGAACATCCCGCACCTCTTGGCGCCTGTCATCACCAAGCCCGAAATTGCTATCCAGGCGCTCCAGTGGCTCTGCTACGAGATGGACCGCCGTACGGAAGTCTTGGCATCTGCAAAGGTGCGTAACATCGGCGGCTTTAACGCAAAGTTCGAAGCGGGTGAATTGCCGGATGAAGTTCCTGAAGAAGATCGCGGCCACCGCATGGCGTTTATCGTCGTGATTATCGATGAAATGGCGGACCTCATGATGGTCGCCGGCAAGGAAATTGAAAAGTCCGTAGCCCGCTTGGCGGCTAAGGCTCGTGCTGTGGGCATCCACTTGGTGCTGGCGACACAGCGTCCGTCTGTGAAGGTCATTACGGGTATCATCAAGGCGAACTTGCCGACGCGAATCAGCTTCAAGGTGGCGTCGCAGATTGACGCCCGCACGGTGATGGACCATGCCGGTGCTGAAAAACTTTTGGGCCGTGGCGACATGCTTTACAAGGCCGTGAATGACCCGGATCCGGTGCGCGTACATGGGGCGTTCTTGAGCGACGAAGAAGCCGAACGCTTGGCCGATGCCTGCTCCGACCAGAACGTGTTCTACCCGCAGGTGGAATCGTTCGACGTTTCGGGCGGCGAAGAGGGCGATGAAGAAGGCGGCGGTTCTCTCAAGAACGAGAAACTCGACAAGCTCTTGTTTGAAGTTGCGCAATGGGCGATTAGTGTGAACGGTCTTTCGACTTCGGCTGTGCAACGTCACTTTAGCGTGGGGTACAGCCGAGCAGGTAAGATTGTGGACCAGCTTTATGGCCTTGGCGTGTGCGGTCCGAGCAAGGGCAACTCGAAACCGCGAGCCATGCTTATTGGAATGGACGAACTCATGCAACTCGAACGCTCCGGAAGATTTGGTTAG